One window of Acipenser ruthenus chromosome 45, fAciRut3.2 maternal haplotype, whole genome shotgun sequence genomic DNA carries:
- the LOC131720853 gene encoding tigger transposable element-derived protein 4-like has protein sequence MSFFTGNLMQCGYEWAPSICIRASNRPVSGNILKNKAVEFAADLNVDAFKASNGWLDRWKKRHEIVLKRAQGEQKGADVSSGDSWVEKGLPAVLQRYQPGDVYSADQTGLYYRAQACGSRAFKKTAHIEDRVALLVCCSMTGEKRPLLLIGKSPKPRCLRGVSNLPISYTYSSNAWMTSYIFERWLKQWDTSLKAQRRHIALFVDNCPAHRAIKLDSIELIILTANVSAPIQPCDQGVIPALKAHYSRLIASKSLAGTDVVDGVQPAPELARKIDLFTTMLLIKESWDAVQSETIVNCFRTAGFSKEGGPTSVIKEEAIVLDRFPEDELSAFTGADNDAECIEPLEDEQVVGGKPSAASASDEEGEND, from the exons AGCCTCCAACCGACCTGTTAGCGGAAACATCTTAAAAAACAAAGCTGTCGAGTTTGCTGCTGACCTGAACGTTGATGCCTTTAAGGCATCCAACGGGTGGCTTGATCGTTGGAAGAAACGCCACGAGATTGTGTTGAAGAGAGCGCAGGGAGAGCAGAAAGGTGCAGATGTTTCTTCTGGGGACAGCTGGGTTGAAAAGGGACTGCCTGCGGTTCTTCAGCGCTACCAGCCAGGCGATGTGTACAGTGCTGACCAGACCGGACTTTATTATCGTGCTCAGGCATGTGGTTCCCGCGCTTTCAAGAAAACCGCGCACATTGAAGACCGGGTTGCGCTCTTGGTTTGCTGCAGCATGACTGGTGAAAAGAGGCCTCTTTTGTTAATTGGAAAATCCCCCAAACCCCGTTGTCTCCGTGGAGTTAGCAATCTGCCCATCTCTTACACTTACAGCTCCAACGCGTGGATGACATCGTATATTTTCGAGCGGTGGCTGAAACAGTGGGACACGTCTCTCAAAGCCCAGCGTCGCCATATCGCGCTCTTTGTGGATAACTGCCCTGCTCATCGTGCGATCAAACTTGACAGCATTGAATTGATTATTCTGACAGCAAATGTAAGCGCTCCAATACAGCCGTGTGACCAGGGGGTCATCCCCGCACTAAAAGCACACTACAGTCGATTGATTGCTTCCAAGAGTCTCGCTGGCACGGATGTGGTGGACGGTGTGCAGCCTGCACCGGAGCTTGCAAGGAAAATAGACCTGTTTACAACTATGCTGTTGATCAAGGAAAGCTGGGACGCTGTACAAAGTGAAACCATCGTTAACTGCTTCCGCACAGCTGGCTTTTCCAAAGAGGGCGGCCCGACGTCGGTGATTAAGGAGGAAGCGATTGTCCTAGACCGGTTTCCAGAGGATGAGCTCAGTGCTTTCACCGGGGCGGATAACGATGCGGAATGCATTGAGCCGTTGGAAGATGAGCAAGTCGTGGGGGGTAAACCGTCTGCTGCTTCTGCCTCAGATGAGGAAGGTGAA AACGACTAA